In one window of Methanobrevibacter millerae DNA:
- the comA gene encoding phosphosulfolactate synthase: protein MKAFEFLLNKRPEKPRSNGITMVLDKGLGLETASSLMDISGEYVDYLKFGWGTSIIHDEDIIKAKVEMYKAHDIVPYTGGTLFELAFMNGKLDEFFTRAHNLGFPAIEISDGSIELAREDKLESIRKAKDEGFEVLSEVGKKNPLLDKDLSLDERIEFMQEELDAGSSLVIVEAREGGKNIGIFDSSGNAKDDEVDCILSKIDNDKILWEAPNKDQQVYFILKLGNIVNLGNVSSDDITSLETLRQGLRGDTLGKL, encoded by the coding sequence TTGAAAGCATTTGAATTTCTATTAAATAAACGTCCGGAAAAACCAAGAAGTAATGGTATTACTATGGTTTTGGATAAGGGTTTAGGACTTGAAACCGCAAGCAGCCTCATGGATATCTCAGGCGAATATGTTGATTATCTGAAATTCGGCTGGGGCACTTCAATAATTCATGATGAAGACATTATAAAAGCAAAGGTTGAAATGTATAAGGCTCACGATATTGTTCCATATACCGGAGGAACGCTTTTTGAACTGGCCTTTATGAATGGCAAGCTTGATGAATTTTTCACCCGAGCCCATAATTTGGGTTTTCCGGCCATTGAGATATCAGACGGATCAATTGAACTTGCCCGTGAAGATAAACTGGAATCCATCAGAAAAGCAAAGGATGAGGGCTTTGAAGTATTGTCTGAAGTGGGAAAGAAAAATCCCCTTCTGGATAAGGATTTGTCCCTTGACGAGAGAATCGAGTTTATGCAGGAAGAGCTTGACGCAGGTTCATCCCTGGTGATTGTAGAGGCAAGGGAAGGCGGCAAAAACATAGGCATCTTCGATTCGTCAGGAAATGCCAAGGATGATGAGGTGGACTGCATTTTAAGTAAAATAGACAATGATAAAATATTATGGGAAGCTCCTAACAAGGACCAGCAGGTTTATTTCATTTTAAAGCTTGGAAATATTGTCAATTTGGGAAACGTGTCAAGCGATGACATCACTTCTCTTGAAACCCTAAGGCAGGGCCTGAGGGGAGACACTTTAGGAAAGCTATAA
- a CDS encoding UPF0058 family protein, whose translation MYKDEMIQLHQFLVYVLKYLSEDDKITHDCSEYISLKISPHHIHKTKAEHKHAIFVLCKIISEVIADKDNNSIPDNVRNSLSDLVTRSEKEIKMA comes from the coding sequence ATGTACAAGGATGAAATGATACAATTACATCAATTTTTGGTATATGTTTTAAAATACTTATCTGAAGACGATAAAATTACTCACGATTGCAGCGAATACATCTCACTAAAAATAAGTCCTCACCACATCCATAAAACTAAAGCAGAACATAAACATGCAATTTTTGTTCTTTGCAAGATTATTTCAGAAGTAATAGCTGACAAAGACAACAACTCCATTCCTGATAACGTTCGCAATTCATTATCAGATTTGGTTACACGCTCTGAAAAAGAAATTAAAATGGCTTAA
- the uppS gene encoding polyprenyl diphosphate synthase, with protein sequence MGENIIYRIYDWYISRNLDPDKMPKHVAIIMDGNRRYAKLHGEIDVLKGHEYGADTLEKVLDWSIELGIEIVTAYAFSTENFNRSKHEVDGLMQLFIKNFKKLVDHEKIHKNEVKVQVVGRVELLPEEVKQAIFDAEKATEKYNKRVLNLAIGYDGRLEIIDSFKKIIKEVQDGKITIDDVDEELVSKNLYTGGIDDPNLIIRTSGEERLSGFLLWQSSYSELYFCETLWPELRKVDFLRAIRSYQARERRFGV encoded by the coding sequence ATGGGAGAAAATATAATCTATAGAATCTATGATTGGTACATATCCAGGAATCTGGATCCGGACAAAATGCCAAAACATGTTGCTATCATCATGGACGGCAACAGAAGATACGCAAAGCTCCATGGAGAAATTGATGTCCTTAAGGGACATGAATACGGAGCAGACACACTGGAGAAGGTACTGGACTGGAGTATTGAACTGGGAATAGAAATCGTTACCGCTTACGCATTTTCAACAGAAAACTTCAACCGTTCAAAACACGAAGTCGACGGGCTGATGCAGCTTTTCATCAAAAACTTTAAAAAACTGGTCGATCATGAAAAGATTCACAAGAACGAAGTTAAGGTTCAGGTTGTCGGAAGGGTCGAACTGCTTCCCGAAGAGGTAAAGCAGGCGATTTTTGATGCTGAAAAGGCAACGGAAAAATACAACAAGAGAGTGCTGAATCTAGCTATCGGATATGACGGAAGACTGGAAATCATAGATTCATTCAAAAAGATAATTAAAGAAGTCCAGGATGGAAAGATTACCATTGACGACGTTGATGAGGAACTGGTAAGCAAAAACCTCTACACCGGAGGAATCGACGATCCTAACCTCATCATAAGGACAAGCGGAGAAGAGCGTTTAAGCGGATTTTTATTATGGCAATCATCATACTCAGAACTCTATTTCTGTGAAACGTTATGGCCGGAACTTAGAAAAGTCGACTTTTTAAGAGCCATCAGGTCATATCAGGCAAGAGAACGTAGATTCGGTGTATAA
- a CDS encoding transcriptional regulator, with product MNEKDILDSLGYVMASTYRLKVLQYIGKGVRIPSDIANEVGVRTNHISNVLADLKRNNLVICLNEDAHKGRLYKNTELALDILKYLEETDN from the coding sequence ATGAATGAAAAGGATATATTAGATTCTCTAGGATACGTTATGGCCTCCACATACAGGCTGAAGGTATTGCAGTACATCGGAAAAGGGGTTAGAATACCTTCAGATATCGCAAATGAAGTGGGTGTTAGAACGAATCATATTTCAAATGTTTTGGCTGATTTAAAACGCAACAACTTGGTTATATGTCTAAATGAGGATGCCCATAAAGGAAGATTATATAAAAATACTGAACTTGCGTTGGATATTCTCAAATACCTTGAAGAAACAGATAATTAA
- the hdrC gene encoding ferredoxin:CoB-CoM heterodisulfide reductase subunit HdrC, translating into MTSKQNLDDSPIDFAEQIIRDVKNSKEEGVLKCVQCGMCTSTCPAARHSDYNPRDIIERVLEGDTSILADDLIWNCFYCYTCHSVCPVGNSVCEVNQILKQIAISNEIGYDKLYEYMGFADSYFTAAIGAIPEIFFEDIGRDVPGWWEFRNNLADIREELELDPPLMPPKDVIDEVSHILTITGFKDKIEKIRASQEAEK; encoded by the coding sequence ATGACTTCAAAACAGAACCTTGACGATTCACCGATTGATTTTGCAGAGCAAATCATTAGAGACGTCAAGAACTCAAAAGAGGAAGGAGTATTGAAATGCGTGCAGTGCGGAATGTGCACGTCAACGTGTCCTGCAGCAAGGCATTCCGACTATAATCCCCGTGACATCATTGAAAGGGTTCTGGAAGGCGACACTTCCATTTTAGCCGACGATTTAATCTGGAACTGCTTTTACTGCTATACCTGCCACAGCGTATGCCCTGTCGGAAACAGTGTCTGTGAAGTCAACCAGATTCTAAAGCAGATTGCAATATCCAATGAAATCGGCTACGATAAGCTCTACGAATACATGGGATTTGCGGATTCATACTTCACGGCAGCCATAGGAGCCATTCCGGAGATATTTTTCGAAGACATCGGCCGTGATGTTCCAGGATGGTGGGAGTTTAGAAACAACCTTGCCGACATTCGCGAAGAGCTTGAACTGGACCCTCCGCTAATGCCTCCGAAGGATGTAATTGATGAGGTAAGCCATATTTTAACGATAACTGGATTTAAGGATAAAATTGAAAAGATAAGAGCTTCACAGGAGGCGGAAAAATGA
- a CDS encoding 2,3-diphosphoglycerate synthetase, with protein MTNLTKMLCLVDGEHYLPVTQEAIDTLNNLEHIDITAVVFIGGTEKLRDDSEESYSKVLGVPVQFAKDKDIPYDIIVDMIREYDIDTVMDLSDEPILDYPKRFKIACRVLNEGITYKGPDFTFEPHSEYDIMEKPSITILGTGKRIGKTAVSGFVSRLIDKNGYEPCVIAMGRGGPEEPEIVHGEELEINAQFLLEQSEKGVHAASDHWEDALMSRILTIGCRRCGGGMAGEVFLTNMKKGARLANEVDAKFAIFEGSGAAIPPIKTNKKISLIGANQPLSNLTSYFGPYRIGLGNLVILTMCEEPMTSPEKIAEIEEFVGEINPDATVISTVFRPKPLDDISGKKVLFATTAPEEVKEKLVDYLEENYGCKVIGTTAHLSNRPLLKEDMAKYMDKVDVMLTELKAAAVDVATKDAINAGLEVVYCDNIPVAISDKYPDLSESVIKLVDSAIDDFNQSS; from the coding sequence ATGACTAATTTAACTAAAATGCTCTGTCTTGTTGACGGCGAACATTACCTGCCCGTTACGCAAGAGGCAATCGATACTTTAAACAATTTGGAACACATTGACATTACCGCCGTTGTTTTTATTGGCGGAACAGAAAAATTACGTGACGATAGCGAAGAGTCATATTCTAAAGTTTTAGGAGTTCCAGTTCAGTTTGCAAAGGACAAGGACATTCCATATGACATCATTGTAGACATGATCCGTGAATACGACATAGATACTGTCATGGACTTGAGCGACGAGCCTATTCTCGACTATCCGAAAAGGTTCAAGATAGCATGCCGTGTCCTTAATGAGGGAATTACCTACAAAGGTCCTGATTTCACCTTTGAGCCTCACAGCGAATATGACATCATGGAAAAACCTTCAATCACCATTCTAGGAACAGGCAAGCGCATTGGAAAGACTGCCGTTTCAGGTTTTGTCTCAAGACTGATTGACAAGAACGGCTATGAGCCTTGCGTAATAGCCATGGGAAGGGGAGGTCCTGAAGAGCCAGAAATCGTCCATGGAGAAGAGCTTGAAATCAACGCCCAATTTTTGCTTGAACAGTCTGAAAAGGGAGTTCATGCAGCCAGTGACCATTGGGAAGACGCATTGATGAGCAGGATTTTAACCATAGGATGCAGACGCTGCGGCGGAGGAATGGCCGGTGAAGTATTCCTGACCAATATGAAAAAAGGTGCTCGCCTCGCCAATGAAGTCGATGCCAAATTTGCAATCTTTGAAGGAAGCGGCGCTGCAATACCGCCGATTAAAACCAACAAAAAGATTTCATTGATTGGAGCAAATCAGCCTTTATCAAACCTTACAAGTTATTTCGGACCATACAGAATAGGATTGGGCAATCTGGTTATATTAACAATGTGTGAAGAGCCTATGACCAGTCCGGAAAAAATAGCTGAAATCGAGGAATTTGTGGGTGAAATCAATCCCGACGCAACCGTAATCTCAACGGTATTCAGGCCAAAGCCACTTGATGACATTTCCGGCAAAAAGGTTCTCTTTGCAACCACCGCACCCGAAGAGGTAAAAGAAAAGCTTGTCGATTATCTTGAAGAGAATTACGGCTGTAAAGTCATTGGAACAACGGCTCATCTCTCAAACAGGCCTCTTTTAAAAGAAGATATGGCGAAATACATGGATAAGGTTGACGTGATGTTAACGGAACTGAAAGCCGCTGCCGTTGATGTTGCAACAAAGGACGCAATTAATGCCGGCTTAGAAGTAGTGTACTGTGATAATATCCCTGTTGCAATAAGTGATAAGTATCCGGATTTAAGTGAAAGCGTTATTAAATTAGTTGACAGTGCCATTGATGATTTTAACCAATCATCATAA
- the hdrB gene encoding ferredoxin:CoB-CoM heterodisulfide reductase subunit HdrB codes for MKSIPDKDILLFRSCLVSVEYPGIEASTKFVFDKLGIDYEISEKQTCCTGLGHYSDVFNQIDTSAIGARNFKIAKELNRPNLVMMCATCYAINKKSVKLLNTKDDLRNHINQLFEDNGLSHLKYEKDDLKPTENIFHVVDILYAKKDEFKNHIKYDLSGYTIATHHGCHYCKVHYEDTIAGFRDPNILDELIEACGCKTIGWYDHKRATCGTGFRQRYSNPDLSFTATADKMNALGDEDVEILVHLCPNCHIQFDRYQHLIGEREGRKFRAIHLNIAQFIAIAMGGDFDKVIGAKAHTVPIDSVIKELKEVSE; via the coding sequence ATGAAATCCATACCTGATAAGGATATCCTGCTTTTCAGGAGCTGTCTTGTAAGTGTTGAATATCCTGGAATTGAAGCGTCAACCAAATTCGTTTTCGATAAGCTTGGAATTGACTATGAAATATCTGAAAAGCAGACGTGTTGCACAGGTTTAGGCCATTATTCAGATGTTTTCAATCAGATTGACACATCAGCTATTGGTGCACGTAATTTTAAAATAGCCAAAGAACTTAACAGGCCAAATCTTGTAATGATGTGTGCTACATGTTATGCAATCAACAAGAAATCAGTCAAATTATTGAACACCAAGGATGATTTGAGAAATCACATTAATCAGCTGTTTGAGGATAACGGTTTAAGTCATTTGAAATATGAAAAGGATGACTTGAAACCGACCGAAAACATCTTTCATGTAGTAGATATCCTTTATGCAAAAAAGGATGAGTTTAAAAACCATATAAAGTATGATTTGAGCGGTTATACGATAGCAACCCATCATGGATGTCACTATTGCAAGGTTCACTATGAAGACACCATTGCAGGCTTTAGAGATCCAAATATTTTAGATGAGCTAATAGAGGCATGCGGATGCAAGACTATCGGATGGTATGACCACAAAAGGGCTACCTGCGGAACGGGCTTTAGGCAGAGATATTCCAACCCTGATTTGTCATTTACGGCCACTGCAGACAAGATGAACGCCCTGGGCGATGAGGACGTTGAGATTCTGGTTCATCTATGTCCTAACTGCCATATCCAGTTTGACCGCTATCAGCATTTAATCGGCGAGAGGGAAGGCAGAAAATTCAGGGCAATACATTTGAATATTGCACAGTTCATTGCAATTGCGATGGGCGGTGATTTTGATAAGGTAATCGGTGCCAAGGCCCATACCGTACCGATTGATTCAGTAATAAAGGAATTGAAGGAGGTTAGCGAATGA
- the mtxX gene encoding methanogenesis marker protein Mmp4/MtxX, whose translation MKRIVVGMGKNKNIVKACNIFEKNNENVKIEQVDNDQDLVKAILNDNIDAVIRGSLPASDVMKELKKSYPDISRATYINGDGAEFLLTPVGIDEGKTLEDKLKIAKNCGEFFKKQSKTPKICVMACGRKGDYGRSPEISKSIDDSEELAKMIKENTDFEVVNHYILIEQAIKDKCNIIIAPDGIIGNIIFRTLVLVDSWPSCGAVTFGIDSIYIDTSRDQNTEGYLRSLKLAYNLANI comes from the coding sequence ATGAAAAGAATTGTTGTAGGAATGGGCAAGAACAAAAATATTGTAAAAGCGTGCAATATTTTTGAGAAAAATAATGAAAATGTTAAAATTGAACAGGTGGATAATGACCAGGATTTGGTAAAAGCCATATTAAATGACAATATTGATGCCGTGATAAGGGGATCGCTTCCGGCATCGGATGTCATGAAGGAGCTTAAAAAGAGCTATCCTGACATTTCAAGAGCCACATACATCAACGGAGATGGAGCGGAATTCCTATTGACTCCAGTTGGAATCGATGAAGGCAAAACCCTTGAAGACAAGTTAAAGATTGCCAAAAACTGCGGTGAATTCTTTAAAAAACAGTCAAAGACTCCGAAAATATGCGTCATGGCCTGCGGGCGCAAGGGAGATTACGGAAGAAGTCCTGAAATATCCAAATCCATTGACGACAGCGAAGAGCTTGCAAAAATGATTAAGGAAAACACTGATTTTGAAGTCGTCAATCACTACATTCTGATTGAACAAGCCATAAAGGATAAATGCAACATTATAATAGCTCCTGACGGAATTATAGGAAACATTATCTTTAGGACATTGGTTTTGGTTGATTCCTGGCCGAGCTGCGGAGCAGTAACATTCGGAATTGATAGCATTTACATCGACACCAGCAGAGACCAAAACACCGAGGGATATTTAAGAAGCCTAAAATTGGCATACAATTTAGCGAATATTTAA
- a CDS encoding UPF0280 family protein: protein MHFEEINIDQTHIRLSTDLKEHNLSRYILSIRNDLKRYISQNRDFLLSLEPLKYDSDNLSPIVLKMYESSEKADVGPMACVAGTISEMSLDYLINKDSTYSIVENGGDIAIINDRKVLCGIYSNNEILGNNIAFEIKARNRPLGICTSSGKIGHSISFGSSDSVTVLSKSPSLADGLATRIANDVTGPDSESKVSNALETCENFKEFFEGVLIISDENVGSIGKLPKIVESKDFNI, encoded by the coding sequence ATGCATTTTGAAGAAATTAATATTGATCAGACACATATCCGCCTAAGTACTGACTTAAAAGAGCACAATTTAAGCAGATACATTTTAAGCATCAGAAACGATTTGAAAAGATACATTTCCCAAAACAGGGACTTTTTACTTTCTCTGGAACCTTTAAAATACGATTCTGATAATTTAAGTCCCATTGTTTTAAAGATGTATGAATCATCCGAAAAGGCTGATGTGGGTCCTATGGCCTGCGTTGCCGGAACTATTTCCGAAATGTCACTGGATTATCTCATCAATAAGGATTCCACATATTCCATTGTGGAAAACGGCGGAGACATTGCCATTATTAATGATAGGAAAGTATTATGCGGAATCTATTCAAACAACGAGATTTTAGGCAACAACATCGCCTTTGAAATAAAGGCAAGAAACAGGCCGCTTGGAATTTGCACGTCTTCAGGAAAAATCGGCCATTCAATCAGTTTCGGAAGCTCCGACAGCGTTACAGTTTTATCAAAAAGCCCTTCACTGGCTGACGGTCTTGCAACCAGAATAGCCAATGACGTTACAGGCCCCGACAGCGAAAGCAAAGTTTCAAATGCGCTTGAAACATGTGAAAATTTTAAGGAATTTTTTGAAGGCGTATTAATCATATCCGATGAAAATGTAGGAAGCATTGGAAAATTGCCAAAAATCGTGGAGAGTAAAGACTTTAATATTTAA
- the hdrA gene encoding ferredoxin:CoB-CoM heterodisulfide reductase subunit HdrA produces MRNDLKVGVFLCECGGNISDTIDLDEVRASLDVEFVGQFENLCSLNGRKIIRDAIFDYDLDRVVVAACSPISHEKTFQDYVKPLNPYLMDMANVREQCSWVHSDSKKATHKAITLINASIEKVKQSDAVDPIYCQTPDDVAVIGGGIAGMNAALSLAKQGTKVTLIEQSPSIGGHMAKIGKVFSPVKIAEECGMCLLNPILNELVWNDNIEVLTNAKVIEAERRAGTYNLIVEKSPRYVDTERCIACGKCAQACEVEVPDDWNDGLSMRKAIYRPFGQSYPESYVIDMDNCTKCSNCVKVCNMRAIKLRGRSEKIPLQVGSIIVATGHKLFDMDKRPEYGYTRYDDVITQSELGRITGVNGPTKGKLLKSNGEVPKRVVMIQCVGSRDEKPDGHRYCSKICCTVALKNANIIKHKNPDTDVVICYTDVRTPGMFEKYYKHTQENEVRFIRGRPGEVVKKGDSFIVRTEDTLKGDFIEIEADMVVLSTAMEPSDGTREIAEILNIGTTEDGFIKESHPKIKPVTTDVQGIFVCGTAQDPKDITESIMQATASASKVCEYNYGGVEIEPFIAEIDKEKCILCGDCIERCKYKSMSIQDDEVYIDPMACTGCGKCLVGCMQKAIHVNGNIDEKIMATINGVLAKKQPDERMILVFLDNIGYTAADNIGVNRLSYPESIHIIKVISVNRVRPNHIKYALENGADGVFIGEFPGDLMYDEVERKVERVKETLSELNEDPERIMFSKVYIPYFTGLARKLTDFDKKIEELNL; encoded by the coding sequence ATGAGAAATGATTTGAAAGTTGGCGTGTTTTTATGTGAATGTGGAGGAAATATTTCAGATACAATCGATTTGGATGAAGTCAGAGCCTCCCTTGATGTTGAATTTGTTGGGCAGTTCGAGAACTTATGTTCCCTCAATGGCCGTAAGATTATCCGTGATGCAATATTCGATTACGACCTTGACCGTGTTGTTGTAGCGGCATGTTCACCGATAAGCCATGAAAAGACATTTCAGGATTACGTAAAGCCTCTAAATCCTTACCTGATGGACATGGCCAATGTACGTGAACAGTGCTCATGGGTTCATTCCGATTCAAAAAAGGCAACCCACAAGGCAATAACGTTAATTAACGCCTCAATCGAAAAGGTTAAGCAGTCAGATGCGGTCGATCCGATCTATTGCCAGACTCCCGATGACGTGGCAGTTATCGGCGGCGGAATTGCCGGTATGAACGCTGCTTTATCATTGGCAAAGCAGGGAACCAAAGTCACTCTGATTGAACAGTCACCGTCAATCGGAGGACACATGGCCAAAATCGGTAAGGTTTTCTCCCCTGTAAAGATTGCTGAAGAGTGCGGAATGTGTCTTTTGAATCCTATCCTTAATGAACTTGTCTGGAATGACAACATTGAGGTTTTAACCAATGCAAAGGTAATTGAAGCCGAAAGGCGTGCCGGAACATACAATTTAATCGTTGAAAAGTCACCGAGGTATGTCGATACCGAAAGATGTATCGCATGCGGAAAATGCGCACAGGCATGTGAAGTTGAAGTTCCCGATGACTGGAATGATGGATTATCCATGAGAAAGGCAATATACAGACCATTCGGTCAGTCATATCCTGAATCTTATGTAATTGATATGGATAACTGTACAAAATGCAGCAATTGCGTAAAGGTCTGCAATATGCGTGCCATAAAGCTTCGGGGCAGAAGCGAAAAGATACCTCTCCAGGTAGGTTCAATCATTGTTGCAACCGGCCATAAGCTATTTGACATGGATAAAAGACCAGAATACGGATATACCCGCTATGATGATGTTATAACACAGTCAGAATTGGGTCGTATCACAGGAGTTAACGGTCCGACAAAAGGCAAACTCCTCAAATCCAACGGCGAAGTTCCGAAAAGGGTCGTGATGATACAGTGCGTAGGTTCAAGGGATGAAAAGCCTGACGGACACAGGTACTGCTCTAAAATATGCTGTACAGTCGCCCTTAAAAATGCAAATATCATCAAGCATAAGAATCCTGATACCGATGTCGTAATATGTTATACCGATGTTAGGACTCCCGGAATGTTTGAAAAGTACTATAAGCATACTCAGGAAAACGAAGTTAGATTTATCCGTGGAAGACCTGGTGAGGTCGTTAAGAAAGGGGACAGCTTCATAGTCAGAACTGAAGATACCCTTAAAGGTGATTTCATTGAAATCGAAGCCGATATGGTGGTATTGTCAACTGCCATGGAGCCTTCAGACGGTACCCGTGAAATCGCCGAAATCCTGAATATAGGAACAACCGAAGACGGATTCATTAAGGAATCACATCCCAAAATCAAGCCGGTCACAACAGACGTTCAGGGAATCTTTGTCTGCGGAACCGCACAGGATCCAAAGGACATTACCGAATCCATAATGCAGGCAACAGCCTCAGCATCAAAGGTTTGTGAATATAACTACGGTGGTGTTGAAATCGAGCCATTCATTGCAGAAATCGACAAGGAAAAATGTATACTTTGTGGAGACTGCATTGAGAGATGCAAGTACAAATCCATGAGCATTCAGGATGATGAGGTCTACATTGACCCGATGGCCTGTACAGGATGCGGAAAATGTCTGGTCGGATGCATGCAGAAAGCAATTCATGTCAACGGTAACATCGATGAAAAGATTATGGCCACAATCAATGGCGTTTTAGCCAAAAAACAGCCTGATGAGCGCATGATTTTGGTCTTTTTAGATAATATTGGCTACACTGCGGCAGACAATATTGGAGTAAACAGATTATCCTACCCTGAATCAATTCATATCATAAAGGTAATTTCGGTTAATCGAGTAAGGCCGAACCACATTAAGTATGCCTTGGAAAACGGTGCTGACGGCGTATTCATTGGTGAATTTCCTGGTGATTTGATGTACGATGAGGTTGAACGTAAAGTCGAGAGGGTTAAGGAAACTTTAAGTGAATTAAATGAGGATCCTGAAAGAATAATGTTTTCAAAAGTTTATATTCCATATTTCACTGGACTTGCACGTAAATTAACGGATTTCGACAAAAAAATCGAAGAATTAAATCTTTGA
- a CDS encoding methanogenesis marker 16 metalloprotein, which translates to MTLQRSIEEINKKIEDGEANIYTAEEFKKLIKEQNAPSFEEVDVVTCGTCGVMSGTAAILNFIVSPPGEFIRAEKVYFNGVPAFAGPCPNEWLGEVDVILHGTTHSIDDENYGGGFLLKEIMEGKSVDVVVESVDGKTIENTITIDDINRAQIVGSRMAFKNYTAFTNPGKAPVSSIFAAIPLEGNFSGLTFSGCGDINPLQNDIPHNVINEGKRVLLNGACGYILGDGTRSNAEKPNLMISADLTKMNPYYFGGFKTSQGGEIFNTVAIPIPVLSEKIYNNLLITDEDVKLPVADIKGRHLPLCETNYHELWKDYDLRPKYDENKCSSCDDCIVERVCPTNAFSKGIDLSRCFGCGMCANFCRHDAFDMNTGDVNLEIDKREVNVPIICRQSDRLRANKLALELKKMIKNQEFKL; encoded by the coding sequence ATGACATTGCAAAGAAGCATTGAGGAAATCAATAAAAAAATTGAAGACGGCGAGGCCAACATCTACACCGCAGAGGAGTTTAAAAAACTCATTAAAGAGCAGAACGCTCCAAGTTTCGAGGAAGTCGATGTTGTAACCTGCGGAACGTGCGGCGTAATGAGCGGAACCGCAGCAATACTGAACTTTATTGTCAGCCCGCCTGGCGAATTCATAAGGGCGGAGAAGGTTTACTTTAATGGAGTTCCGGCCTTTGCAGGACCATGTCCGAATGAATGGCTGGGGGAAGTTGATGTAATACTGCACGGAACGACACACTCAATTGATGATGAAAATTACGGCGGAGGATTCCTTTTAAAGGAAATAATGGAAGGAAAATCCGTTGACGTGGTCGTTGAAAGCGTTGACGGCAAGACTATTGAAAACACGATAACGATTGATGACATCAACAGGGCTCAGATAGTGGGCTCACGCATGGCATTCAAAAACTATACGGCATTCACCAATCCCGGAAAAGCTCCCGTATCCTCAATATTTGCCGCAATACCTCTTGAAGGCAATTTCTCAGGTTTAACATTTTCCGGATGCGGAGACATCAATCCACTTCAAAACGACATTCCCCACAACGTCATTAATGAGGGCAAAAGGGTATTGCTTAACGGAGCCTGCGGATATATCCTGGGTGACGGCACAAGGTCAAATGCGGAAAAGCCAAACCTGATGATTTCAGCCGATTTGACTAAAATGAATCCATATTACTTCGGAGGATTTAAAACCTCACAGGGTGGTGAGATTTTCAATACCGTAGCCATTCCTATTCCGGTATTGTCCGAAAAGATTTACAATAATTTACTTATAACTGATGAGGACGTTAAGCTGCCTGTTGCTGATATTAAGGGCCGTCATTTGCCTTTGTGTGAAACAAATTATCATGAACTGTGGAAAGATTATGACCTGAGGCCAAAATACGATGAAAATAAATGCTCAAGCTGCGATGATTGTATTGTGGAAAGGGTATGCCCTACGAATGCCTTCAGCAAGGGAATTGACTTGTCCAGATGTTTCGGCTGTGGAATGTGTGCAAATTTCTGCAGGCACGATGCCTTTGACATGAATACCGGTGACGTTAATCTGGAAATCGACAAAAGAGAAGTTAATGTTCCTATAATCTGCAGGCAATCAGACAGGCTAAGGGCAAATAAGCTGGCTTTGGAACTTAAGAAAATGATTAAAAATCAGGAATTTAAATTGTGA